Proteins co-encoded in one Pseudomonas fluorescens genomic window:
- a CDS encoding class I SAM-dependent methyltransferase: MRHELYRVTDLPVLQNRTFADPESAKASASADLLLVQDERSGLIFNAAFDADKLSYDADYQNEQAHSGQFQKHLSDVEGIIARHFKGQELIEVGCGKGYFLELLKGFGYRITGIDPAYEGENADVIKAPFTRGLGLEADAIVLRHVLEHIQDPVSFLAVIAEANQGGGQIYIEVPCFDWILEHRAWFDLFYEHVNYFRLDDLRRMFGTVHEAGHLFGGQYLYIVADLATLRLTPEQPVPRLALPDDFTASLERAVQIIQDAPEQGSAIWGASSKGVIYSLFLQRAGVAVDRVVDINPAKQGRYLPLSGARVSSPQEAMDALREGANLFVMNSNYLEEIKRMTGGRYVYHAVDSASFQ, translated from the coding sequence ATGAGGCACGAGTTGTATCGGGTCACCGACCTGCCGGTGCTGCAGAACCGCACTTTTGCCGATCCTGAATCGGCGAAAGCGTCGGCCAGCGCCGACCTGTTGCTGGTGCAGGATGAACGCAGCGGTCTGATCTTCAACGCGGCGTTCGACGCCGACAAGCTCAGCTACGACGCCGACTACCAAAACGAGCAGGCGCACTCCGGCCAGTTCCAGAAGCACTTGAGCGATGTCGAAGGCATCATTGCCCGGCACTTCAAGGGTCAGGAGCTGATCGAAGTCGGCTGCGGCAAAGGCTATTTCCTGGAGCTGCTCAAAGGCTTTGGCTATCGCATCACCGGCATCGACCCGGCCTACGAAGGCGAGAACGCCGACGTGATCAAGGCCCCGTTCACCCGTGGTCTGGGGCTGGAAGCGGACGCCATCGTGCTGCGCCATGTGCTGGAGCACATTCAGGATCCGGTGAGTTTTCTGGCGGTAATCGCCGAAGCCAATCAGGGTGGCGGGCAGATCTACATCGAAGTGCCGTGCTTCGACTGGATTCTCGAACACCGCGCCTGGTTCGACCTGTTCTACGAGCATGTCAATTACTTCCGCCTCGATGACCTGCGCCGGATGTTCGGCACGGTGCATGAGGCCGGCCATCTGTTCGGTGGCCAATACCTGTACATCGTCGCTGACCTTGCCACGTTGCGTCTTACCCCGGAACAGCCGGTACCACGCCTGGCATTGCCTGACGATTTCACCGCCAGCCTCGAGCGCGCGGTGCAGATCATTCAGGACGCACCCGAGCAGGGGTCGGCGATCTGGGGCGCCTCGTCCAAAGGCGTGATCTATTCGCTGTTCTTGCAACGCGCCGGTGTGGCGGTGGATCGGGTGGTGGATATCAACCCGGCCAAACAGGGGCGTTACCTGCCCCTGAGCGGCGCGCGGGTGTCCTCGCCGCAAGAGGCGATGGATGCGTTGCGCGAAGGCGCCAACCTGTTTGTGATGAACTCCAATTACCTCGAAGAAATCAAGCGGATGACCGGTGGACGCTACGTCTATCACGCCGTCGACAGCGCTTCGTTCCAGTGA
- a CDS encoding cephalosporin hydroxylase family protein produces MTDNSINKAFEAECREQIAQQGDDQKLTGLARDFFNESAKHKYSYHFSWMGRPIIQLPQDMMAMQEIIWQVKPDLVIECGIAHGGSIIYYASLLELQGHGEVLGIDLDIRPHNREAIESHPMSKRIKMIEGSSIDPAIAAQVRAAAEGKKVILVLDSNHTHDHVLEELRLYAPLVSVDSYCVVMDTVVEDMPADFFPDRPWGPGDNPKTAVWKYLEENKDFEIDVQLQNKLLITVAPDGYLRRVR; encoded by the coding sequence ATGACCGACAACAGCATCAATAAAGCCTTTGAAGCCGAGTGCCGCGAGCAGATCGCCCAGCAGGGTGACGACCAGAAACTTACCGGTCTGGCCCGTGATTTCTTCAACGAATCGGCCAAACACAAATACAGCTACCACTTCTCGTGGATGGGTCGTCCGATCATCCAGCTGCCGCAAGACATGATGGCCATGCAGGAAATCATCTGGCAGGTGAAACCGGACCTGGTCATCGAGTGCGGCATCGCCCACGGCGGTTCGATCATCTACTACGCCTCCTTGCTGGAGCTGCAAGGTCACGGCGAAGTGCTGGGCATCGATCTGGATATTCGTCCGCACAACCGCGAAGCCATCGAAAGCCACCCGATGAGCAAGCGCATCAAAATGATCGAAGGTTCGAGCATCGACCCGGCCATCGCCGCTCAGGTTCGCGCTGCTGCCGAAGGCAAGAAAGTCATTCTGGTACTCGACTCCAACCACACCCACGACCACGTGCTCGAAGAGCTGCGCCTCTACGCACCACTGGTTTCGGTCGACAGCTACTGCGTGGTGATGGACACCGTGGTTGAAGACATGCCGGCCGACTTCTTCCCGGATCGTCCATGGGGCCCGGGCGACAACCCGAAGACCGCCGTGTGGAAATACCTGGAAGAGAACAAGGATTTCGAAATCGACGTTCAGCTGCAGAACAAGCTGCTGATCACCGTGGCGCCGGACGGTTACCTGCGTCGCGTTCGTTAA
- a CDS encoding glycosyltransferase family 2 protein gives MQGKYSSEQALPLNELLTVVLITHNRPAFLRRAVKYYSSLPCKIMVLDSTAERPEGDFSAVDYHHVPQFAYWGMQAKLAYGVEQLTTPYMVLAADDDFILHDSLAESVSFLQANQDYGMCHGYCLMYLSLAGDVSYYRRDKKVMEDYSSEKAQDRVIDYMSQYIPPFYAVTRTDLMKTWHSALPPGTSFQWQEIGHVYFLLASAKARILPIPYVVREINYGNSEHSTEVYHSLTYADAKSVAEREAFAEFLAGLPTAIQGLDAEQSKAFVLQSFEAMVDSLQSGRALTAELIVQSTWNQVLKVPDRRFGPLQYVEMPFYNQAFFDRLAQFEFMLHAMPAGRVQLQGLEGVWTRQAHLLQARNNDTQDSVLERLWQAHDLNAFNRTVNKRLVAQLELAGEDEEAQKMRDWIARLDALTVEDHHRTFDAMQSGRLLKWLDSRQPQAGQVEAIAEHLAVNGGGQQFGIFLLDMDNDIDKLQVSLDSLLEGQCKAFRIVVFTTGEAPAATTAQNTLHFVRVTPGNLIDKLNQSARQSPSDWVLLAQAGDEFTASGLLRASLELMNAGDCRAVSTDEIQRAENGALVGVFRPGFNLDLLLSLPTMMARHWLIRRDALVEAGGYSADFSKALEFDLLLRIIEQDGLNSLAHLDEPLLITEAPVLEENAHERLALLRHLGNRGYKAKVTSSVPGIYQIDYHHSDRPLVSIIVPAGDDLPALQRCLEGVQQRTRYQKYEILVAINAGQSAEVNDWLGTYQHPKVRVLRADQSLSAPALYNAASQQAQGEYLVLLAADAEVVNPNWLDSLLNHALRPEVGVVGPKLVDRDGKISQAGLILGMNGGVGSAFVGEKHDAQGYLYRLSVDQNYSAVSNVCLMVRKELFVALDGLDDVTFSDGFSDVDLCLKAAQAGFLTVWTPSVQVIHQAEIAPATRALAALQEKWAAAFAQDQAYNANLSLSGKGFVLNDSASLNWAQLIG, from the coding sequence ATGCAAGGCAAGTACAGTTCTGAACAAGCGCTGCCGCTCAATGAGCTGTTGACCGTGGTGTTGATTACTCACAATCGTCCGGCGTTTCTGCGCCGGGCGGTGAAGTATTACAGCAGCTTGCCCTGCAAGATCATGGTGCTGGACTCCACGGCCGAGCGGCCTGAAGGCGATTTTTCTGCGGTCGATTATCACCACGTGCCGCAGTTCGCCTACTGGGGCATGCAGGCCAAGCTGGCTTACGGCGTCGAGCAACTGACCACGCCGTACATGGTGCTGGCGGCCGACGACGACTTCATCCTGCATGACTCGCTGGCCGAGTCGGTGAGCTTCCTGCAAGCGAACCAGGATTACGGCATGTGCCACGGCTATTGCCTGATGTACCTGTCGCTGGCCGGTGACGTGAGCTACTACCGCCGCGACAAGAAAGTCATGGAAGATTATTCGTCCGAGAAAGCCCAGGATCGAGTGATTGACTACATGAGTCAGTACATCCCGCCGTTCTACGCGGTGACCCGTACCGACCTGATGAAGACCTGGCATTCGGCATTGCCGCCAGGCACCAGTTTCCAATGGCAGGAAATCGGCCATGTGTATTTCTTGCTGGCCAGCGCCAAGGCGCGGATCCTGCCGATTCCTTACGTGGTACGCGAGATCAACTACGGCAACTCCGAGCACAGCACCGAGGTGTACCACTCGCTGACGTACGCCGACGCCAAATCCGTGGCCGAGCGTGAAGCCTTTGCCGAGTTCCTCGCCGGGTTGCCTACTGCGATCCAGGGCCTGGATGCAGAACAGAGCAAAGCGTTTGTCCTGCAAAGTTTCGAGGCCATGGTCGACAGCCTGCAAAGCGGCCGGGCGCTGACGGCGGAACTGATTGTCCAGTCCACCTGGAACCAGGTGCTCAAGGTGCCGGACCGTCGATTCGGGCCGTTGCAGTACGTCGAAATGCCGTTCTACAACCAGGCATTCTTCGATCGTCTGGCGCAATTCGAATTCATGCTGCACGCGATGCCCGCCGGCCGCGTTCAATTGCAGGGGCTCGAAGGGGTGTGGACGCGTCAGGCGCATCTGCTCCAGGCACGCAACAACGACACGCAGGACAGCGTGCTTGAGCGTCTGTGGCAGGCCCACGACCTCAATGCCTTCAACCGTACCGTGAACAAGCGTCTGGTGGCGCAACTGGAACTGGCGGGCGAAGACGAAGAAGCGCAAAAAATGCGTGACTGGATTGCACGCCTCGATGCGCTGACGGTGGAAGATCACCATCGCACGTTCGACGCCATGCAGTCCGGCCGGCTGCTCAAGTGGCTGGATTCGCGTCAACCGCAAGCCGGGCAGGTCGAGGCGATTGCCGAGCATCTGGCCGTCAACGGTGGCGGTCAGCAGTTCGGCATTTTCCTGCTGGATATGGACAACGATATCGACAAGCTGCAAGTCAGCCTCGACAGCTTGCTTGAAGGACAGTGCAAGGCGTTCAGGATCGTCGTGTTCACCACCGGTGAAGCCCCGGCGGCCACCACCGCACAGAACACCCTGCATTTTGTCCGCGTGACGCCGGGCAACCTGATCGACAAACTCAACCAGAGTGCCCGTCAGTCACCATCCGACTGGGTGCTTCTGGCGCAAGCCGGGGATGAATTCACCGCCAGCGGCCTGTTGCGCGCCAGCCTGGAACTGATGAACGCCGGCGATTGCCGTGCCGTCTCCACCGACGAAATCCAGCGCGCGGAAAACGGTGCGCTGGTGGGCGTGTTCCGTCCGGGTTTCAACCTGGACCTGCTGCTGAGCCTGCCGACCATGATGGCGCGTCACTGGTTGATTCGTCGCGATGCGCTGGTGGAGGCCGGTGGTTATTCGGCTGACTTCAGCAAGGCGCTGGAGTTCGACCTGCTGCTGCGCATCATCGAGCAGGATGGCCTCAACAGTCTGGCCCACCTTGATGAGCCGCTGCTGATCACCGAGGCGCCAGTGCTGGAGGAGAACGCTCACGAGCGTCTGGCCCTGCTGCGTCACCTGGGCAACCGTGGCTACAAGGCCAAGGTCACGTCGTCCGTGCCGGGCATTTACCAGATCGACTACCACCACAGCGATCGTCCTCTGGTGTCGATCATTGTGCCGGCCGGCGACGATCTGCCAGCCCTGCAGCGCTGCCTGGAAGGGGTGCAGCAACGCACGCGCTATCAGAAGTACGAAATTCTGGTCGCCATCAACGCCGGGCAGTCGGCTGAGGTCAATGACTGGCTTGGCACGTATCAGCATCCGAAAGTCCGGGTACTGCGTGCCGATCAATCGCTGAGTGCACCGGCGTTGTACAACGCCGCCAGCCAGCAGGCGCAGGGCGAGTATCTGGTATTGCTCGCGGCTGACGCAGAGGTAGTCAACCCGAACTGGCTCGACTCGTTGCTCAACCATGCCCTGCGTCCGGAAGTCGGCGTGGTGGGCCCGAAACTGGTCGACCGTGACGGAAAAATCAGCCAGGCCGGTTTGATTCTCGGCATGAACGGCGGGGTTGGCTCGGCATTCGTCGGCGAAAAACACGATGCCCAGGGTTACCTGTACCGGTTGTCCGTGGATCAGAACTACTCGGCGGTTTCGAATGTGTGCCTGATGGTGCGCAAAGAGCTGTTCGTTGCGCTGGACGGTCTGGACGACGTCACATTCTCTGACGGTTTCAGCGATGTCGATCTGTGCCTGAAAGCCGCTCAGGCAGGCTTCCTCACGGTCTGGACGCCTTCGGTGCAAGTCATTCACCAGGCCGAAATTGCCCCGGCAACCCGGGCACTGGCTGCCCTGCAGGAAAAATGGGCCGCGGCTTTCGCCCAGGATCAGGCTTACAACGCGAACCTGAGCCTGAGTGGCAAAGGCTTTGTTCTGAATGACAGCGCTTCGCTGAACTGGGCGCAGTTGATCGGCTAG
- the pseB gene encoding UDP-N-acetylglucosamine 4,6-dehydratase (inverting) — MFNGKSIFISGGTGSFGRKFIARLLEQYQPKRVVVFSRDELKQYEMQQTFNAPCMRYFLGDVRDADRLRQAMRGIDYVVHAAALKQVPAAEYNPTECIRTNVNGAENIIAAAIDNGVKKVVALSTDKAASPINLYGATKLLSDKLFVAANNIAGEQQTRFAVVRYGNVAGSRGSVVPFFSKLIAEGATELPITDERMTRFWITLDHGVQFVLDSFARMHGGEVFVPKIPSIRVVDLARGMAEHLPHKNVGIRPGEKLHELMVPLDDARMTLEFEDHYTIQPSIRFTSVDVDFAVDKLGEHGRPVGEDFEYRSDTNPHFLSVGQIADLHAKLSV, encoded by the coding sequence ATGTTCAACGGTAAATCGATTTTCATCTCCGGCGGCACCGGCTCGTTCGGGCGCAAGTTCATTGCGCGCCTGCTCGAGCAATACCAGCCCAAGCGCGTGGTGGTGTTCTCCCGGGATGAGCTCAAGCAATACGAAATGCAGCAGACGTTCAACGCGCCGTGCATGCGTTACTTCCTCGGTGACGTGCGCGACGCCGATCGTCTGCGCCAGGCCATGCGCGGCATCGACTACGTGGTGCATGCCGCGGCGTTGAAGCAGGTGCCGGCGGCGGAATACAACCCGACCGAATGCATCCGCACCAACGTCAACGGCGCGGAGAACATCATCGCCGCCGCCATCGACAACGGCGTGAAGAAAGTCGTCGCGCTGTCCACCGACAAGGCGGCGAGCCCGATCAACCTGTACGGCGCCACCAAGTTGCTGTCGGACAAATTGTTCGTCGCCGCGAACAACATCGCCGGTGAACAACAGACGCGTTTTGCCGTGGTGCGCTACGGCAACGTGGCGGGTTCGCGCGGGTCAGTGGTGCCGTTTTTCAGCAAACTGATTGCCGAGGGTGCAACCGAACTGCCGATCACCGACGAGCGCATGACCCGGTTCTGGATCACTCTCGATCACGGCGTGCAATTCGTCCTCGACAGCTTTGCGCGGATGCACGGCGGTGAAGTGTTCGTGCCGAAGATCCCGTCGATCCGTGTGGTCGATCTGGCTCGCGGCATGGCCGAGCATCTGCCGCACAAGAATGTCGGCATCCGTCCGGGCGAGAAACTGCACGAACTGATGGTGCCGCTGGACGATGCGCGGATGACCCTGGAGTTCGAGGATCACTACACGATCCAGCCTTCGATCCGCTTCACCAGCGTCGATGTCGATTTTGCCGTCGATAAACTTGGCGAGCACGGGCGGCCGGTGGGCGAGGACTTTGAGTACCGCTCCGACACCAACCCGCACTTCCTCTCGGTGGGGCAGATCGCCGACCTGCACGCGAAGCTATCGGTATGA
- the pseC gene encoding UDP-4-amino-4,6-dideoxy-N-acetyl-beta-L-altrosamine transaminase — MIPYGRQSLDQTDIDAVVEVLQSDWLTQGPTIERFEQAMAERCQADFAVAVCNATAALHIACLAAGLGAGDRLWTTPNTFLASANCGRYCGADVDFVDIDPLTWNLDAEVLASKLDAAERDGTLPKVLVAVAFSGQSCDMRRIAELAERYNFTVIEDASHAVGASYAGRPVGCGEFAAMTVFSFHPVKIITSGEGGMVLTNRPELAERLQRLRSHGMTRDPQQMTEPSHGPWYYQQVELGFNYRITDLQAALGLSQLSKLDDFIARRRALAARYDRLLAYLPVTVPSAQPEAESAWHLYVVRLQTDRLNLSHRQVFEGLRAAGIGVNLHYIPVHLQPYYRELGFAEGDFPEAERYYAEAISLPLFPLLSDQQQDYVVEQLRRLTE; from the coding sequence ATGATTCCCTACGGTCGGCAAAGCCTCGACCAGACGGACATCGACGCGGTCGTCGAGGTGTTGCAGTCCGACTGGTTGACCCAGGGACCGACCATCGAGCGTTTCGAACAGGCGATGGCCGAGCGTTGCCAGGCTGATTTCGCCGTCGCGGTGTGCAACGCCACGGCGGCGCTGCACATTGCCTGTCTGGCGGCGGGGCTGGGAGCGGGCGACCGCTTGTGGACCACGCCGAACACCTTTCTTGCGTCGGCCAACTGCGGTCGCTACTGCGGCGCCGACGTTGATTTTGTGGACATCGATCCGCTGACCTGGAACCTCGATGCCGAGGTGCTGGCCAGCAAACTCGACGCGGCCGAGCGCGACGGCACCTTGCCCAAAGTGCTGGTGGCGGTGGCGTTTTCCGGGCAGAGCTGCGACATGCGGCGCATTGCCGAACTGGCCGAACGCTACAACTTCACCGTGATCGAAGACGCTTCCCACGCGGTCGGCGCGAGCTACGCCGGGCGCCCGGTGGGTTGCGGTGAGTTCGCGGCGATGACCGTGTTCAGTTTCCATCCGGTGAAGATCATCACCAGTGGCGAAGGCGGCATGGTGCTGACCAATCGCCCGGAGCTGGCCGAGCGTCTGCAACGCCTGCGCAGCCACGGCATGACCCGCGATCCGCAGCAGATGACCGAGCCCAGTCACGGCCCGTGGTACTACCAACAGGTCGAGCTGGGTTTCAATTATCGAATCACCGATCTGCAAGCGGCACTGGGCCTGTCACAGCTGAGCAAACTGGACGACTTCATCGCCCGTCGCCGGGCGCTCGCCGCACGTTACGATCGTTTGCTGGCGTATTTGCCGGTCACCGTGCCGAGCGCCCAGCCGGAGGCCGAATCGGCCTGGCACCTGTACGTGGTGCGCTTGCAGACCGATCGCCTCAACCTCAGCCACCGTCAGGTGTTCGAAGGCTTGCGTGCCGCCGGTATCGGCGTGAACCTGCACTACATTCCGGTGCATTTGCAGCCGTACTATCGTGAACTGGGTTTTGCCGAGGGTGACTTCCCCGAGGCCGAACGTTATTACGCCGAAGCGATCAGCCTGCCGCTGTTTCCGTTGTTGAGCGATCAACAACAGGATTACGTGGTCGAGCAATTGCGTCGGTTGACTGAATGA
- a CDS encoding pseudaminic acid biosynthesis-associated methylase: protein MRDLSEQEQFWQGEFGNQYVDRNVGQPLVAANLALFAKALTRAGRVDSLLELGTNAGNNLQALRQLLPRCELFGVEINASACAQARALEIANIWHGSLFDFPRERQYDLTLSKGVLIHLAPELLPTAYAQLYELSQRYILIAEYYNPSPMEVSYRGNSGKLFKRDFAGEMLDRYPDLQLLDYGFGYRRDPQFPVDDITWFLLEKRP from the coding sequence ATGCGTGATCTGAGCGAACAGGAACAATTCTGGCAGGGCGAATTCGGTAACCAGTACGTCGACCGCAACGTCGGGCAACCGCTGGTGGCCGCCAATCTGGCGTTGTTCGCCAAAGCACTGACCCGGGCCGGACGGGTCGACAGCCTGCTGGAACTGGGCACCAACGCCGGCAACAACCTGCAGGCGCTGCGTCAGTTGCTGCCGCGTTGCGAGCTGTTCGGGGTCGAAATCAATGCCAGTGCCTGCGCCCAGGCGCGTGCGCTGGAGATTGCGAACATCTGGCACGGTTCGCTGTTCGACTTTCCCCGTGAGCGCCAATACGACCTGACCCTGAGCAAAGGCGTGCTGATCCATCTGGCCCCGGAGCTGTTGCCGACGGCCTATGCGCAGTTGTACGAGCTGAGCCAGCGCTACATCCTGATTGCCGAATACTACAATCCGTCGCCGATGGAAGTGTCCTATCGTGGCAACAGCGGCAAACTGTTCAAGCGTGATTTCGCCGGGGAAATGCTCGATCGCTATCCTGATCTGCAACTGCTGGATTACGGATTCGGTTATCGCCGCGATCCGCAATTTCCGGTGGACGACATCACTTGGTTTCTGCTGGAAAAACGTCCTTGA
- the pseF gene encoding pseudaminic acid cytidylyltransferase translates to MNNVAIIPARGGSKRIPRKNLKPFDGVPMIVRSIRTALDSGLFEQVVVSTDDAEIADVARANGAHVPFMRPVELADDFTGTAAVIAHALQQLPAFEYACCVYATAPLLQARFLRQGLELLAQHPDKSFAFSVTDFGFPVQRALTLDGQGALTALYPEFRNTRSQDLPAAFQDAGQFYWGRSEAWLSGEVLYSPASLPVILPRYLVQDIDTVEDWKRAEYLYAALKAGGELQ, encoded by the coding sequence TTGAACAACGTCGCAATCATCCCGGCCCGCGGGGGCAGCAAACGCATCCCGCGCAAGAATCTCAAGCCGTTCGACGGCGTGCCGATGATTGTCCGTTCGATTCGCACGGCGCTGGATTCAGGGTTGTTCGAGCAGGTCGTGGTCAGTACAGACGACGCAGAGATCGCAGACGTGGCGCGGGCCAACGGTGCTCATGTGCCGTTCATGCGTCCGGTGGAGCTGGCCGATGACTTCACCGGCACTGCGGCGGTGATCGCGCATGCCTTGCAGCAGCTGCCGGCCTTCGAATACGCCTGCTGTGTGTACGCCACGGCGCCGCTGTTGCAGGCGCGGTTTCTGCGTCAGGGCCTGGAGTTGCTGGCGCAGCATCCGGACAAGTCCTTTGCTTTTTCAGTCACTGATTTCGGCTTTCCGGTGCAGCGCGCCCTGACCCTGGACGGGCAGGGCGCGCTGACGGCGTTGTACCCCGAGTTTCGCAATACCCGTTCGCAGGATCTGCCGGCTGCCTTTCAGGATGCCGGCCAGTTCTATTGGGGCCGTAGTGAGGCCTGGCTGAGTGGCGAGGTGCTGTATTCGCCGGCCAGTCTGCCGGTGATCCTGCCCCGGTATCTGGTGCAGGACATCGATACCGTCGAAGACTGGAAACGCGCCGAATACCTTTACGCCGCCCTCAAGGCTGGTGGAGAGCTGCAATGA
- a CDS encoding NAD-dependent epimerase/dehydratase family protein, which translates to MKVLVTGATGFVGRHLVAALLARGCTVRAVARNVQTAASMPWINDVEFVSADIHAADLDVGALTEGVDALAHLAWPGLPNYRALFHFEHNLMADYRFIKGAVEAGVKQVLVTGTCFEYGMQSGPLSEQNEAQPANPYGLAKHTLHLFLQNLQQEHPFTLQWARLFYLHGTGQNPNSLLAALDRAIDAGETTFNMSAGEQLRDFLAIETATGYLAAILHKRDFDGTINCASGQPVSVRALVEQRVRVRGATIGLNLGHYPYPTHEPLAFWAVTERLQQLLGESQ; encoded by the coding sequence TGCACGGTGCGAGCGGTCGCGCGTAATGTGCAAACCGCCGCGAGCATGCCGTGGATCAATGACGTCGAGTTTGTGAGCGCGGATATTCACGCGGCGGATCTGGATGTCGGTGCGTTGACCGAGGGCGTCGATGCACTCGCGCACCTGGCCTGGCCGGGGTTGCCGAACTATCGGGCGCTGTTCCATTTCGAGCACAACCTGATGGCCGACTACCGCTTCATCAAAGGCGCGGTGGAGGCGGGCGTGAAGCAGGTCCTGGTCACTGGCACCTGCTTCGAGTACGGCATGCAGAGCGGCCCGCTGAGTGAGCAGAATGAAGCGCAACCGGCCAATCCCTACGGACTGGCCAAGCACACCCTGCACCTGTTTTTGCAAAACCTGCAGCAGGAGCATCCGTTCACTCTGCAATGGGCGCGGCTGTTCTATCTGCACGGCACCGGGCAAAACCCCAACAGTCTGTTGGCGGCACTGGACCGGGCAATCGATGCGGGCGAGACGACGTTCAACATGTCGGCCGGCGAACAGCTGCGGGACTTCCTGGCGATTGAAACAGCCACCGGTTACCTCGCGGCGATCCTGCATAAGCGCGATTTCGACGGCACGATCAATTGCGCCAGCGGCCAGCCGGTTTCGGTGCGTGCGCTGGTCGAACAGCGCGTGCGCGTGCGTGGCGCAACCATCGGCCTGAACCTCGGCCACTACCCGTATCCGACCCACGAACCGCTGGCGTTCTGGGCAGTGACCGAGCGCTTGCAACAGTTATTGGGAGAGTCGCAATGA